CTTCCCGTATGGGGCTTCCCAACGACATCTGCACCTCAGTCTGAAGTCGTCGTGATGTAATAACGAGAACCGTTCCACACGACCCAGGGTGACGCACGTAATGACATCATGAGGTCCATCAGGAGTGAAGAAGTGACTAGAGCTGGAGGGGCTGCCTTAGGAGGCAAATGGAATATTGCCCATCTCCACACTGCACGCAAGATGATCCGTGGTTTTCTCATCACATTAGGGCCTAGTGGAATATCAAAGGCCTGCCATAAACCATGACATAGATAAATAAAAGCATCCGACAACCAAGGACGGGTAATAGGCTGCACCTCCATAATATTCGCACTCCGAAACTTTATTTTTCAAACCACAATGTAACCAAAAATGCCAATGAACTTCCCACAATGGGGATGATATGGTACCATTAATGACTCCTACAAGGATGATGCTTCCTGCAGGGTGGAAACCTTCTGTAAAAAGAGGAAGGGTCCTTTGAGCATATCAGACTCCATAACCCCACCAGTCTATAGCCAATGAAAAAAAGGGTCCACCCACAAGGAAAGTGATCATTCCACTCCCACATGTTATTAGCATTACATGGCAGTTCACAGCCATACGAAATCCCGGCACTTTTTCACCCACAGTCCTGATGCATCCTCCAAAATAGGACACATTCCAGCTTTGCATATATTCAAACTGAGCCTTAGAAAAGGAGACAACGACGGGATGAACACTAATACAAGCAAAGCAGAAATCCCTTATCTGGAAATAGGAAAGTGGCGTTTCTGAGCCGATGCAACAGCTGATAACAGGGGTCTTCATCAACCTGAGCAGACAAGACTTGGCATTCGATGAGCAGTCACCACCTTCAGAAGAGATTGTGAAGACGTTCTCTGGTAGTCCGGGCTTCTCAGTGTAACCATAACTCCTGACATGTTTTCTCGCGATGTAGGAGCTGTTCTTGTGGTTTTACTTCTGGAGGCCACTTCTGGATTACTTTCCTGCTTCTTTATGATTTTCCTTTTGGTTAAGGAATTTTTAAAGAAAAATATGATGAGATACAGCTGGATCCTGATCTTCCTGAATGTGTCCAACATCTGCTACACTTGTTCCTTGTCTATAGACAGTACAATCAATTTCTTGGGGCTAGACCTCCTTCACCACACATATTTGTTCTGCATCATCTCGTATATGACCATGTACAGCATCACATCCAGTTTGTGGTTCTCTGCTGTCCTTTGTATCTTCTACTTCATGAATATCATGCCTTCCCAGCCTGGAGTCCTCACCACATTGAAGAGGAGTATTGGCGTCATAGTCTGGTGGTTGATAATAATGACAGAAGTTGTGGCAATTGGGGGAAGCTTTCTAACAATTCTAATGTACATTCCACAAATAAACCAAAGGAATTCATCAGTAATTTCATCTGAAATGGTGGAAGAGACCTCAAACCAGAGTTTGAAATTCATGACCATTGTCCTGATTCTCAACAGTCTGCCGATCCTGATAATCATGATGACAACCATTGGCAGCGCTTGGTTCCTCAGGATCTACAGCTATCACATTCAGAAGAACTTGACAGGAAACACTCATGTGAGAGACTATCGGGAGTCCATCCAGACCATGATAGGACTCCTGATTTTGTATACCACTGTCCTACTCTTTGTGATCCTTTTGATGTTGAATGTATTTCCATACATGACCTTGGGTTACATCATATGTCAAATTTTCCTGTTCTCATTTGCCACAGTCCTCTCCGTTCTCCTCATCTATGGCAATCCTAAACTCAAGGAAGCCGCTAAACAGATATTTACTCTCTAATTCATCCAGTCTGGGGAATGTTGTCTCAAATTGCAATAAAGAATGTAGAACATTGATTTTCATGTTTTATCATTTCTGGTCCTCACATATGAAAGCTGCTtcttgttccatagttttgaccctTGGGTTAGGGGTTTAATGATCATTTTTGGAGGGTGGGATTGGAAGATGGAGACTGAAGGTGTTTGGTTGACTTGTGTGTGTAGGTGTTTTCATTTCTATATAGTAGATAAGACCTCCACTGATGCTGTCGGTGTAATGTGATGATTGCGGTAGGAGGCCACAGCTTTCCGTCCTGTTAGGTAAGGTTTTTAGAGGCAGGTGTGAATATGGGAAGCCATATTGTTGTGTCCTTCTGTATATTATACGGAATAACAATGGTCCACGCTCAGGTGGATCACAATCGGCTCCTTAGCAATGTCCATAAATGCCATGCTCACATAGTAGAGGAGATCTTCTAGGGCGGATCACTTTCTACCATTTATATTACTAAACAGAATATATTGAAGGATTCATATCTTCAAACTCTTTTCAAAGTTCCCATCATGTAAATATGGTGGTCGTTTCCCTGATTaaacaattgtctcatttatatttTGTGCTAACACATCGTTGTCGTTGTTCTGCTGAGGTTTTGTTGTCTAGGGCTGTCGCTCAACAAAACTCAAAATTATACAGCGTCAAAGTCCTTGATGTAGGAGAATAATCACAATAATCCCTATATTCTGTTCTCGCCACTACACGTTTAGCAATATAGTTTATGTTTTATTGCATGGTAATGTTACCACTGCAATGACAGAGCCTTTAGATCTGCTCATACCTGGACAACCAGCGACGCTCCAGGGGACGAATATTTGTCCGTTACTTCGGATATTTAACTGTAGGAGGAAGAACACACAGAGATACCACAGGAACAGTAGAATTATACAGACTGACCACCTGATGATCACGTGAGGTCCTGAACTGTTAATGTACGTTCCTCATGGGCGGAGTCAGATTCGTCTCTCCATCAGGCCTATGTCTCTGTGTTCTTGATGGGTAAAAGGTGGCAGCCTGAGCTCAATGGTCTCATAACCTCTTTGATACTGGACTCTCCATTAGATTTGGAAGCTCTATTTCGTTATCTTTCTGTGGCCCTGGATTCCTTTGCTGGACTATAAGCTTACAGCTAGCTACAATCTGACACCGTGCCTTACCTTCTCCTGCTCATAGATCGTTACCTGGCTCCATCTGTATGTTTTGCTGAGATTGATAGAGCAGTCTAATCATATTGTCACAAGAACAGCGCTACATCTTCTAGAGTTTAGTCATTTTATGCCCCCACGATGTTTATAACTACAGATCTACTGTTATTAGCAAAAGAACCAATGGACACTTTGATTGAAGATTTTATTCTTTCATAGTGATAGTTTAGGTTGTACGTAGCTTCTCCATAACCAAACATCATGTAAAGTTGGAGGATGATTTGCATATCTCTATAACACACAGACTTTCCACCTGCGGGCAGACAAGGTCCAGCTCCAGTACCCAGCACTCATCAACCAGCATCCAGAACCAAGCAGAGGGATCAGAGGGACCATACCTGAGGCTGACCATGAATTTTCCTCTGTGGTTCTCCTTTATGCTCTTCGGTGTTCTGGAGAGTCTGGTTGGATTGATTTTAAACACTTTCATTGTAGTTTTCAATTTAAAAGTCTTAAGAATTGGAAATGAAGTGAACCCGTCCGCTCTGCTCCATTTCCTCATGGGTGTGACTAATATACTTCTTCTGACTTTAATTTTCCCCCAGGTGATGATCATTGTGGTCTTCAGACATGTCTTTTTCTACCAAGGAGTGCAGGAATTTTTCTTAATCCCCGTAACTGTCCTCATGTATTTCCAGTACTGGCTCAACGCCTGGCTCTGTCTCTTCTACTGTACCAGCGTGACAACCTTCAGCCACAGGTTCATTGTTTGGTCAAAGAGAAATATTCCACGGTTCCTACCATATCTTCTCTCAATATCAGCAGTTCTGTCGTTGGCTACAGGTGTCCTGTTTACACCAGATGGAATTAGCCAACCACAACCTTCTGGGAACGTTACCCTGGACTTCGCTCTCCCTGGATACACCTACAGTACTCTGCACATGATGCTGTTCACCTTCCTTTGTTGCTGGCCACCCTTCATCATTAGTCTCCTCTCTGCTGGATTCACTGCTTCATTTCTGCTAGAACACATTTGGAACATGAAACAAGGAGTGTTGGGCTTTACCCGCCCTCAGATGAAGACTTACGTGAATGCCGTCAGGACAATGACTTCTCTTATTCTGCTTTCTGCATCTTATTATTTGGTGGTCATATGGTGTGCAGCAATTCCATTTAAATTGGATGATCTGCATTTAGTGAACGGGCTTTTTGGGGTGTCCTACCCAACAATAGAAGTCGCCATCATCATCCAGTCCAACTCGAAGCTTAGAAAGATACTTCAGAGCTGGTGCTCATCTACCTGTAGGAAGATGCGAAATGAGGTCCGTCTAGGATGGGTGGGAAGAAGTAGATGACCTGAAGTGATGATCTTCACCCTGTCTGGCTATCATGGAATGCTGGTCTGGTAGATTACCAGCTGCTAGAAAGCCACCAATTGGAGAccattgagagagagagagagagagtaaaaataatcctaaaatattctttaactacataaatagtaagaaactaaaaaatgatagtgttggccccttaaaaatagtctgggtgagatggtggatgaggatgaggaaaaagccaatatgctaaatgactttttttcatcagtatttacacaagaaaatcccatggctacaaaatgtctagtgataaaaattcccaattaaatgtcacctgcttaacccagcaggaagtgcggcggcgtctaaaaatcactaaaattgacaaatctccgggcccggatgggatccacccccgagtactgcaggaattaagtacagtcattgatagaccattattattaatctttaaagagtccataataactgggtctgtaccacaggactggcgtatagcaaatgtggggccaatattcaaaaagggaacaaaaactgaactcggaaactataggccagtaagcttcacctctactgtgggtaaaatcctggagggcattctaagggacgctatactggagtatctgaagaggaagaacctcatgacccagtatcagcacgggtttactagggaccgttcatgtcagaataATTTGATCAGttgctatgaagaggtaagttccggactggaccaagggaacccagtgcacgtagtgtatatggacttttcaaaagcttttgatacggtgccacacaaaaggttgatacataaaatgagaataatggggataggggaaaatatgtgcaagtgggttgagagctggctcagggataggaaacaaagggtggttattaatggagcacactcggactgggtcacggttagcagtggggtaccacaggggtcagtattgggccctcttctttttaacatatttattaatgaccttgtagggggcattcagagtagaatttcaatatttgcagatgacactaaactctgcagggtaatcaatacagaggaggacaattttatattacaggatgatttatgtaaactagaagcttgggctgataaatggcaaatgagctttaatggggataaatgtaaggtcatgtacttgggtagaagaaataagatgtataattatgtgcttaattctaaaactctgggcaaaaccgtcaatgaaaaagacctgggtgtatgggtggatgacaaacttaaattcagtggccagtgtcaggcagctgctacaaaggcaaataaaataatgggatgcattaaaagaggcatagatgctcatgaggagaacataattttacctctatacaagtcactactgcgaccacacttagaatactgtgcacagttctggtctccggtgtataagaaagacatagctgaactggagcgggtgcagagaagagcgaccaaggttattagaggactggggggtctgcaataccaagataggttattacacttggggctatttagtttggaaaaacgaagactaaggggtgatcttatgttaatgtataaatatatgaggggacagtacaaagacctttctgatgatctttttaatcatagacctaaaacagggacaagggggcatcctctgcggttggaggaaaaaaggtttaagcataataacagatgcgggttctttactgtaagagcagtgagactatggaactctctgccgtgtgatgttgtaatgagtgattcattacttaaatttaagaggggactggatacctttctggaaaagtataatgttacagggtatatacactagattccttgatagggcgttgatccagggaactagtctgattgccgtatgtggagtcgggaaggaatttttttccccaaggtggagcttactctttgcacatggggtttttttgccttcctctggatcaacatgttagggcatgttaggttaggctatgggttgaactagatggacttcatgtcttccttcaaccttaacccctctgtgaccttagacgtactatcccgtcgaggtgccctgggcttatctgaccctggacgggatagtacgtcatagccgatcggccgcgctcacggggggagcgcggccgatcgcggccgggtgtcagctgcttatcgcagctgacatccggcactatgtgccaggagcggtcacggaccgcccccggcacattaacccctggcacaccgcgatcaaagatgatcgcgatgtgccggcggtgcagggaagcaccgcgcagggagggggctccctgcgggcttccctgagccccccgcagcaacgcgatgtgatcgcgttgctgcgagggtctcctcacctccctccctgctcgagccccggatccaagatggccgcggatccgggtcctgcagggagggaggtggcttcacagagcctgctcagagcaggcactgtaaagcagcctgcactcctatcagatcagtgatctgacagagtgctgtgcaaactgtcagatcactgatctgtgatgtccccccctgggacaaagtaaaaaagttaaaaaaaaaatttccaaatgtgtaaaaaaaataaaaaaaaatattccaaaataatgaaaaaaaaaaaaaaaatattattcccataaatacatttcttcatctaaataaaaaaaaaaaaccaataaaagtacacatatttagtatcgccgcgtccgtaacgacccgacctataaaactgtcccactagttaaccccttcagtaaacaccgtaagaaaaaaaaaaaaaaacgaggcaaaaaacaacgctttattatcataccgccgaacaaaaagtggaataacacgcgatcaaaaggacagatataaataaccatggtaccgctgaaagcgtcatattgtcccgcaaaaaaagagccgccatacagcatcatcagcaaaaaaataaaaaagttatagtcctgagaataaagcgatgcaaaaataattattttttctgtaaaatagtttttatcgtataaaagcaccaaaccataaaaaaatgatataaatgaggtatcgctgtaatcgtactgacccgaagaataaaactgatttatcaattttaccaaacgtggaacggtataaacgcctcccccaatagaaattcatgaatagctggcttttggtcattcttcctcacaaaaatcggaataaaaagcgataaaaaaagtcacgtgcccaaaaatgttttcaataaaaacgtcaactcgtcccgcaaaaaacaagacctcacatgactctgtggaccaaaatatggaaaaattatagctctcaaaatgtggtattgcaaaaaatatttttttgcaataaaataggtctttcagtgtgtgacggctgccaatcataaaaatccgctaaaaaactcgctataaaagtaaatcaaaccccccttcatcacccccttagttagggaaaaataaaaaaaaatgtatttatttccattttcccattagggctagggttagggctaggattagggttagggttagggctagggttagggctagggctagggttagggctagggttagggttagggctagggttagggctagggttagggctagggttagggctagggttagggttagggttagggctagggttagggctagggttagggttagggctagggttagggctagggttagggctagggttagggttagggctagggttagggctagggttagggttagggctagggttagggctagggttagggctagggttagggctagggttagggttagggttggggctacagttagggttggggctaaagttagggttagggtttagattacatttacagttgggaatagggttgggattagggttaggggtgtgtcagggttagaggtgtggttagggttaccgttggaattagggttaggggtgtgtttagattagggtttcagttataattggggggtttccactttttcggcacatcaggggctctccaaacacgacatggcgtccgatctcaattccagccaattctgcgttgaaaaagtaaaacagtgctccttcccttccgagctctcctgtgtgcccaaacaggggtttaccccaacatatggggtatcagcgtactcaggacaaattggacaacaacttttgtggaccaatttctcctgttacccttgggaaaatacaaaactgggggctaaaaaataatttttgtgggaaaacaaaaagattttttattttcacggctctgcgttataaactgtagtgaaacacttgggggttcaaagttctcacaacacatctagataagttcattgaggggtctagtttccaatatggggtcacttgtggggggtttctactgtttaggtacattaggggctctgcaaacgcaatgtgacgcctgcagaccaatccatctaagtctgcattccaaatgatgctccttcccttccgagccctcccatgcgcccaaacggtggttccccccaacatatcgggtatcagcgtactcaggacaaattggacaacaacatttagggtccaatttctcctgctaaccttggaaaaatacaaaactgggggctaaaatataatttttgtggaaaaaaaaatattttttatttgcatggctctgcgttataaactgtagtgaaatacttgggggttcaaagctctcacaacacatcaagatgagttccttagggggtctactttccaaaatggtgtcacttgtggggggtttctactgtttaggtacattaggggctctgcaaacgcaatgtgacgcctgcagaccattccatctaagtctgcattccaaatggcgctccttcccttccgaaccctcccatgcgcccaaacggtggttcccccccacatatggggtatcagcgtactcaggacaaattggacaacaacttttggggtccaatttctcctgttaccctagggaaaatacaaaactgggggctaaaaaataatttttgtgg
The nucleotide sequence above comes from Ranitomeya imitator isolate aRanImi1 chromosome 7, aRanImi1.pri, whole genome shotgun sequence. Encoded proteins:
- the LOC138646241 gene encoding taste receptor type 2 member 4-like, which translates into the protein MNFPLWFSFMLFGVLESLVGLILNTFIVVFNLKVLRIGNEVNPSALLHFLMGVTNILLLTLIFPQVMIIVVFRHVFFYQGVQEFFLIPVTVLMYFQYWLNAWLCLFYCTSVTTFSHRFIVWSKRNIPRFLPYLLSISAVLSLATGVLFTPDGISQPQPSGNVTLDFALPGYTYSTLHMMLFTFLCCWPPFIISLLSAGFTASFLLEHIWNMKQGVLGFTRPQMKTYVNAVRTMTSLILLSASYYLVVIWCAAIPFKLDDLHLVNGLFGVSYPTIEVAIIIQSNSKLRKILQSWCSSTCRKMRNEVRLGWVGRSR
- the LOC138646240 gene encoding taste receptor type 2 member 39-like; this translates as MQQLITGVFINLSRQDLAFDEQSPPSEEIVKTFSGAVLVVLLLEATSGLLSCFFMIFLLVKEFLKKNMMRYSWILIFLNVSNICYTCSLSIDSTINFLGLDLLHHTYLFCIISYMTMYSITSSLWFSAVLCIFYFMNIMPSQPGVLTTLKRSIGVIVWWLIIMTEVVAIGGSFLTILMYIPQINQRNSSVISSEMVEETSNQSLKFMTIVLILNSLPILIIMMTTIGSAWFLRIYSYHIQKNLTGNTHVRDYRESIQTMIGLLILYTTVLLFVILLMLNVFPYMTLGYIICQIFLFSFATVLSVLLIYGNPKLKEAAKQIFTL